From the Acidovorax sp. NCPPB 3576 genome, the window TGCAGTCCGTTGGGGAACATGGCCGCGAACGACGCGAAGGTCTCCGACAGGTGGGGCGACGCCATCAGCGCGAACAGATAGGCGCCCACGGCGTAGAACGCCACGTAACCCAGGTCCAGCAGGCCGGCATAGCCCACCACGATGTTCAGGCCCAGGGCCAGCAGCACGTAGAGCAGTGCCAGATCGGCGATGCGCACCCAGGCGTTGCCGAAGTACTGCAGCAAGAAAGGGAGCAGCAGCAGCGCGATGCCGCCGGCGATCCACTGTGCGGTTTTGTTTTGCTTCATGACAATGGGTTCCTCAGGCGCGATCGGCCACACGCTCGCCCAGCAGGCCCGAGGGGCGCAGCGTGAGGATGATGATGAGCACGATGAATGCAAAGATGTCGGTGTAATGGCTGCCCAGCAGGCCGCCCGTGAGCGTGCCGATGTAGCCCGAGCCGATGGCCTCGATCAGGCCCAGCAGGATGCCGCCCACCACGGCGCCGGCCAGGTTGCCGATGCCGCCGAACACCGCAGCCGTGAAGGCCTTCAGACCCGGCAGGAAGCCCATGGTGTGCTGCGCGGTGCCGTAGTTGGAGGCATACATGATGCCGGCGATGGCCGCCAGGATGGCGCCGATGATGAAGGTCGCCGAGATCACCATGTCGGGCTTGACGCCCATCAGGGACGCCACGCGGGGGTTTTCCGCCGTGGCGCGCATCGCGCGGCCGAGTTTCGTGTAGTTCACCAGATACACCAGCGAGGCCAGTGCGACCGCCGTCACACTCAGGATCAGCACCTGGGTGGAGGTGATCACCGCGCCGCCGACCTGGAATGGCGTCGTGGGCAGCAACGTGGGATACGGCTTGTAGTTGGGCTTCCAGATGATCATGGCCAGCGTCTGCAGCAGGATCGACATGCCGATGGCGGTGATCAGGGGCGCCAGGCGCGGACTGCTGCGCAGGGGCTTGTAGGCGACCTTTTCGATGACGAAGTTCAGCGCCGCGGCCACGACGCAGGCAATGATGGTGGCCAAAAGAAGGATGACCCAGCCCGGTGCGCCAGGCATGGCCTCTTGCATCAGGCCAATGCAACTCCAACTGGTGAGAGCGCCGATCATCAGCACTTCCCCATGGGCAAAATTAATCAGCTGAATAATGCCGTACACCATCGTGTAGCCCAAGGCTATCAAGGCGTACATGCTGCCGAGTACCAGACCGTTGATGATCTGCTGCAGCAAGATGTCCATAAAAAAAGTCCTTCGTGTTTGTAACGCGCGCACTTCGCAAGCCAAGATCGGCAGTGCCTTGTGAGCCCCCAATGCCACCTAGCAAAAAACCCGCCAGGAGCAAAGCTGTGCGGGTTTGGTGGACGGGATTGTAGCCAGTCGAAACCGTGCGTCTTTAGCACGTTTGGCGGGGTTTTCCCTTGGAATCGCGCGCCATCAGCGGGGCGACGCCGCCATTAGGCAGCGTGATGCAGCCATCGGATTGACGCAAATGGCTTATGCGGTCCACTGGCCGTAAACCCGGCCGCCAGGGGGCGCCCGACCGGCGCGGCAGTGGTTCATGCCGCCTGGCAGCGCCCTCCCCCCTCCCCATCCCCCTCAATCCTTGGCCGCGTCCTGGTCCAGCTGGCGCAACTGGGCCAGCTTGTCAGCGATCTTGGCCTCCAGCCCGCGGGGCACGGGCTGATACCAGCCGGGCTCGGGCATGTCGTCGGGCAGGTACGTCTCGCCCGCCGCGTAGCCGCCGGGCTCGTCGTGGGCGTAGCGGTAGGCCTTGCCGTGGCCCAGTTCCTTCATCAGCTTGGTGGGCGCATTGCGCAGGTGGTTGGGCACCTCGCGCGACTTGTCCTTCTTGATGAACGCCTTGGCCTGGTTGTAGGCCATGTAGCCGGCGTTGCTCTTGGGCGCCACGGCCAGGTAGATCACGGCCTGGGCGAGCGCCAGTTCGCCTTCGGGCGAGCCCAGGCGCTCGTACGTGAGGGCCGCGTCGTTGGCGATCTGCATGGCGCGCGGATCGGCCAGGCCGATGTCTTCCCAGGCCATGCGGACGATGCGGCGCGCGAGGTATTTGGCATCCGCCCCACCATCGAGCATGCGGCTGAGCCAATACAGCGCCGCGTCGGGGTGCGATCCGCGCACGGATTTGTGCAGCGCCGAGATCTGGTCGTAGAAGTTGTCGCCGCCCTTGTCGAAGCGGCGCGCATTGAGGGTGAGCGCACTCTCCAGAAAGGCGGCATCCACCTGCTGCACCCCGGCGGCACGCGCTGCCGTGTCGGTCTGCTCGACCAGGTTGAGCAGGCGCCGCGCATCGCCATCGGCATAGCCCACGAGCGTGTCCACCGCCGCGTCGTCCAATTGCAGATGGGTGAGCACCTTGTCCTGTGCGCGGCGCACGAGCTGCTTCAGTTCGTCGTCGGTCAGCACCTGGAGCACATACACCTGGGCACGCGAGAGCAGTGCCGAATTGACTTCGAACGACGGGTTCTCGGTGGTCGCGCCCACGAAGGTCACCAGGCCCGACTCCACGAACGGCAGCAGGCCGTCCTGCTGGCTCTTGTTGAAGCGGTGGATCTCGTCCACGAACAGGATGGTCTTCTTGCCCAGCGCCAGGTTGTGCTCGGCCTGCTCCATCGAGGCGCGGATCTCCTTCACGCCAGAGAACACCGCCGACAGGGCGATGAACTCATATCCGAAGGCGCTGGCCGTGAGCCGCGCCAGCGTGGTCTTGCCCACGCCGGGCGGTCCCCAGAGGATCATCGAATGCGGCTTGCCCGACTCGAACGCCAGCCGCAGCGGCCGGCCTGCACCGATCAGGTGCGACTGGCCGATGACCTCGTCCAGGCTGGCCGGGCGCAGGGCCTCCGCGAGCGGTGCGGTGGGGGCGGTGGAAAAGAGATCGGCCATGGGTTTGGATGTCAACGAAGGAGGTCCAGGAAGTGAAGGGCTCGGGATGGGCCGATGGACAGCGGTCGCAAGGATGCGCCACCGGGAGCGCGGATCGGGTGGCGCGTGATCGGTGAAAGCGGATTATTCTCCGCCGCCCGCGTTGCATGCTTCGCCCCCGGGGGAGTGCGGGAATTTCCCGCACAATGCCGCGGCACCCGTTTCGATTCAAAAACCCCGAGGAGGAGACCCCCATGTCCATCGCCGCCAACGCCGTCGTCGCCCTGATCGCCCTGCTCCACGTGTATATCCTGGTGCTGGAGATGTTCCTGTGGGACAAGCCCGCAGGGCTGCGCGCCTTCGGGCAGACGGCCGAGCGGGCCGCGGCCACCAAGGTGCTGGCGGCCAACCAGGGGCTGTACAACGGTTTCCTCGCGGCCGGGCTGTTCTGGGGCCTGTCGCTGGGCGGGGCCGGCCTGGGCGTGAAGGTGTTCTTCCTGCTGTGCGTGCTGGTGGCCGGCGTGTTCGGCGCTGCCACGGCGGCCCGCAAGATCCTGTTCATCCAGGCCATTCCGGCCGCCGTGGGTTTGGCGCTGGTGTTGCTGGCCTGAAAACGCCCCCGCCTTGGGGCCACCCATGGCGACCATCAAACAAAATGGCCGCCACCGCAATAAACACTAGGGCATATTGCTATAAATACTATAGCAATCCAATTCAAATGCCCGTTACTGCTTGACCACGTCCGCGCCCGCCGGGGGCTTGAAGTCGAAGGTGGAGGCCGGCAGCGAGGCGCTCGACTGCACATTGGTGAACCGGATGGCCGAGCGCTGGCCGAAGCTGTCCAGAATGTCGAGCGCCGCAAGCCGCTCGCCCTGGAAGCCCACGCGCACGCTCTTGAGCTGCCCGTCCTTGGCCTTCGGCGTGGCCAGCACCCACTGCAAGCCGTCCTGCTCGGGCGCGGATTCCAGCGTGAAATCGGCGCGCAGTGCCTGCAGGTCGGGCGCGGAGGCCAGCAGCGCCGCCGGCGTGGTGCCCAGCGCCTGGGCCTGGGCCCGCTGGGTGACCTGGTTCAGGTCGGCGTCATAGAGCCACAGCGTCTTGCCGTCAGCCACGATGGTCTGCTCGAACGGCTTTTGGTAGGTGAAGCGAAAGCGCCCGGGGCGCTGGAATTCGAAAGTGCCGCTCGACGTCTTGGTGCGCGCCGCCTCGCCATCCTTCGGGGGAGCGGTGACGGTCTGCGTGAAATCGGCGCGGCCGGCCGCCGCACCCTTCATGAAGGATTCGAGGCTTTTGAGGCCGTCGGCGCTGGCGCACTGGGCGGCGGCCGCGATCAGGGCGGTGAAGATGATTTTTTTCATGGATTCTCGGTATCTGAGGCCGGGCGTCGGCTTTTCCAGGGCGGCTGGTTCATTCGCCGCCGCCGCGCGCGGGCACCAGCACTTCGCGCTGGCCGCTGGTGGTCAGACCGCTCACCAGACCGGCCTTTTCCATGTCTTCGAGCAGGCGGGCGGAGCGGTTGTAGCCGATGCGCAGCTTGCGCTGCACGTACGAAATACTGGCCTTGCGGTCCTTGAGCACCACTTCGACGGCCTGGTCGTACATGGGGTCCTTCTCGCCCCCGCCGTCCGCGTCGCCCAGGGGGCCATCGTCACCCTCGACCGTGCCGCCTTCGAGCACGCCGTCGATGTAGTCGGGATCGCCCTGGCTCTTGAGGTAGCTCACCACGCGGTGCACTTCCTCATCGGACACGAAGGCGCCGTGCACACGCACCGGAAGGCCAGTGCCGCTGGCCATGTAGAGCATGTCGCCCATGCCCAGCAGGGCCTCGGCGCCCATCTGGTCCAGGATGGTGCGGCTGTCGATCTTGCTGCTCACCTGGAAGGCGATGCGCGTGGGAATGTTGGCCTTGATCAGCCCGGTGATCACGTCCACGCTGGGGCGCTGCGTGGCCAGGATCAGGTGGATGCCCGCCGCGCGCGCCTTTTGCGCCAGGCGGGCGATCAGCTCCTCGATCTTCTTGCCGACCACCATCATCAGGTCGGCCAGCTCGTCGATCACCACCACGATGTGCGGCAGGCGCTGCAGCGGCTCGGGCTCTTCGGGCGTGAGGCTGAACGGGTTGTAGATGAACTCCTCGCGCGCCTTGGCCTCGTCGATCTTCACGTTGTAGCCGGCCAGGTTGCGCACGCCCAGCTTGCTCATCAGCTTGTAGCGGCGCTCCATCTCGGCCACGCACCAGTTCAGGCCGTGCGCGGCCTGCTTCATGTCGGTGACCACGGGCGCCAGCAGGTGCGGAATGCCTTCGTACACCGACATTTCCAGCATCTTGGGGTCGATCATCAACAGGCGCACGTCGCGCGCCTCGGCCTTGTAGAGCAGCGACAGGATCATGGCGTTGATCCCCACCGACTTGCCCGAGCCGGTGGTGCCGGCGACCAGCACGTGCGGCATCTTGGCGAGGTCGGCCACCACCGGGTTGCCCACGATGTCCTTGCCCAGGCCCATGGTGAGCATGCTCTTGCCCTCGTGATAGACGTGCGAGCCGAGGATCTCGGACAGCCGGATCGACTGCCGCTTGGCATTGGGCAGCTCCAGCGCCATGAAG encodes:
- a CDS encoding branched-chain amino acid ABC transporter permease; the encoded protein is MDILLQQIINGLVLGSMYALIALGYTMVYGIIQLINFAHGEVLMIGALTSWSCIGLMQEAMPGAPGWVILLLATIIACVVAAALNFVIEKVAYKPLRSSPRLAPLITAIGMSILLQTLAMIIWKPNYKPYPTLLPTTPFQVGGAVITSTQVLILSVTAVALASLVYLVNYTKLGRAMRATAENPRVASLMGVKPDMVISATFIIGAILAAIAGIMYASNYGTAQHTMGFLPGLKAFTAAVFGGIGNLAGAVVGGILLGLIEAIGSGYIGTLTGGLLGSHYTDIFAFIVLIIILTLRPSGLLGERVADRA
- a CDS encoding replication-associated recombination protein A, with translation MADLFSTAPTAPLAEALRPASLDEVIGQSHLIGAGRPLRLAFESGKPHSMILWGPPGVGKTTLARLTASAFGYEFIALSAVFSGVKEIRASMEQAEHNLALGKKTILFVDEIHRFNKSQQDGLLPFVESGLVTFVGATTENPSFEVNSALLSRAQVYVLQVLTDDELKQLVRRAQDKVLTHLQLDDAAVDTLVGYADGDARRLLNLVEQTDTAARAAGVQQVDAAFLESALTLNARRFDKGGDNFYDQISALHKSVRGSHPDAALYWLSRMLDGGADAKYLARRIVRMAWEDIGLADPRAMQIANDAALTYERLGSPEGELALAQAVIYLAVAPKSNAGYMAYNQAKAFIKKDKSREVPNHLRNAPTKLMKELGHGKAYRYAHDEPGGYAAGETYLPDDMPEPGWYQPVPRGLEAKIADKLAQLRQLDQDAAKD
- a CDS encoding DUF1304 domain-containing protein yields the protein MSIAANAVVALIALLHVYILVLEMFLWDKPAGLRAFGQTAERAAATKVLAANQGLYNGFLAAGLFWGLSLGGAGLGVKVFFLLCVLVAGVFGAATAARKILFIQAIPAAVGLALVLLA
- the lolA gene encoding outer membrane lipoprotein chaperone LolA codes for the protein MKKIIFTALIAAAAQCASADGLKSLESFMKGAAAGRADFTQTVTAPPKDGEAARTKTSSGTFEFQRPGRFRFTYQKPFEQTIVADGKTLWLYDADLNQVTQRAQAQALGTTPAALLASAPDLQALRADFTLESAPEQDGLQWVLATPKAKDGQLKSVRVGFQGERLAALDILDSFGQRSAIRFTNVQSSASLPASTFDFKPPAGADVVKQ
- a CDS encoding DNA translocase FtsK; this translates as MTYSLNTLNASAGKAPPRSGAARFGHEISLVLGLVALVFWLLALATYSGQDAAWSTSGVGDGRLMANWAGRFGAWLADSSYFALGFSVWWCVAAAVKAWLSSLARWMRGGEDASANGHGPMLRRAMFWGGLVMLMAASTGLEWSRLYRLESLLPGHAGGAIGYLTGPAGVKWLGFTGSGLVGVILVVLGAGLVFRFSWGHVAERLGGRIDSLVQLGLAKREKAKDVAVGKRAAREREEVVQEERHEVEQHHPQPVQIIEPVLSDVPQSARVVKERQKPLFTEMPDSRLPQVDLLDGPPAQRQETVSPETLEMTSRLIEKKLKDFGVEVRVVAAMPGPVITRYEIEPATGVKGSQIVGLAKDLARSLSLVSIRVVETIPGKNFMALELPNAKRQSIRLSEILGSHVYHEGKSMLTMGLGKDIVGNPVVADLAKMPHVLVAGTTGSGKSVGINAMILSLLYKAEARDVRLLMIDPKMLEMSVYEGIPHLLAPVVTDMKQAAHGLNWCVAEMERRYKLMSKLGVRNLAGYNVKIDEAKAREEFIYNPFSLTPEEPEPLQRLPHIVVVIDELADLMMVVGKKIEELIARLAQKARAAGIHLILATQRPSVDVITGLIKANIPTRIAFQVSSKIDSRTILDQMGAEALLGMGDMLYMASGTGLPVRVHGAFVSDEEVHRVVSYLKSQGDPDYIDGVLEGGTVEGDDGPLGDADGGGEKDPMYDQAVEVVLKDRKASISYVQRKLRIGYNRSARLLEDMEKAGLVSGLTTSGQREVLVPARGGGE